From a region of the Narcine bancroftii isolate sNarBan1 chromosome 5, sNarBan1.hap1, whole genome shotgun sequence genome:
- the LOC138763309 gene encoding protein BTG1, with the protein MSPGEERIKMKTEITTAVAFITRLLRTTGLISDEQLQHFSESLEKSLAEHYRHHWFPHMPCKGSGYRCIRINHKMDPLIARASNIIGLSSQQLFQLLPSELTLWVDPFEVSYRIGEDGSICVLYENVPSSGISPLDSMISCKDEFRIGRSSPSKSYMMTVSS; encoded by the exons ATGAGTCCTGGGGAAGAGCGGATCAAAATGAAGACGGAGATTACAACTGCCGTGGCCTTTATTACCAGACTGCTGAGGACGACGGGGCTCATTTCTGACGAGCAGCTCCAGCATTTCAGCGAGTCGCTGGAGAAATCCTTGGCAG AACATTACCGGCACCATTGGTTCCCCCACATGCCCTGCAAAGGATCGGGCTATCGATGCATTCGGATCAACCACAAAATGGATCCTCTGATCGCCAGGGCGTCCAACATCATCGGCCTCAGCAGTCAACAACTTTTCCAACTTTTGCCAAGTGAATTGACTCTGTGGGTCGACCCATTCGAGGTGTCCTACCGAATAGGTGAAGACGGCTCCATTTGTGTTCTTTATGAAAATGTGCCGAGCAGCGGGATTTCTCCCTTAGATAGCATGATCAGTTGCAAGGATGAATTTAGAATTGGCAGATCGAGCCCCTCTAAGAGCTAC